Sequence from the Aquimarina sp. Aq107 genome:
GAAGATATTATAAGTAATACCTCTAGTCAGATTCATTCACTTAGTAATCTCTCTAGTATTGATGAGTATTCTATCAGAACTTCGGTAATGACTGGATAATTTATGATATGTTATTTACCCAATAACACTACTTAATCTAAACATTGGTAAATACATTGCTATAAGTATAACTCCAACAATAATACCAACAAGAATTGTAAGTAAAGGGTTAAGCACATTGGATATAACTTGTGATTGATGTTTTACCTGTTGATTGTATTGCTCATTAAGCTTTTGGAATATAAATTCTGTTTGATTGGTCTCTTCTGCTACTCGAATCATTGCTATTAATTTTTTATCAAAAATAGAGCTTTTTGCAAATGAAGTACTTAATTTATCTCCAGCAATAACGGCTTCGTTAGTTTTTTGTAAACCTTGCTGAAGTGGATAAAAATTAATCATATTTTTTACCAAGTCGATACTATCTACCATAGGAACTTTAGCATACGTTAATAAAGAAAGTGCCTGCGTAAACTGCGCCATGTAAATTCTTCTAAAATAATTACCAAGAATCGGAATTTTAAGTTGAAAATTACCTAAAAATTTTCGGTACCATTCTTTTTTAGATATAAAAGAAATCCCTATTATCAATACAATAAAACATCCTAAAATAAGAAAGCCATGTTCTCCTGTGAAATTAGAAAAGCTAATAATGGCTTCAGTAATATCTGGAAGATCTACTTTATTTTGCTTAAATATATCCACAAACATGGGCACTACATACCGTAGCATAAAAAAGATAACAATTAGAGCAGTGAGTAATACTATAATAGGATATGTAAGTGCAGAAATAATTTCTCGTTTTAGATCATTTTTTCTTTTATAAAATTCACTGAGTTCTAGTGTGATCTGGGCTAATTGACCCGTTTGTTCACCAATTCTGACTGCATAATACTCGTAATCAGTAAAATTTTTATCTGCTTTTAGAATTTCAGAAAAAGGATTACCATCGATTAATTTTAATAACATGCTGTTCATTAACTTTTGATCTTTTTCTTTTTTCTGTGTTTCGGATAACAGTTCTAAGCCGCTTTTTAAATCAATTCCAGATTTTAATAAAACACTAAGTTCCGCATACCACTGTTCCTTTTTTTTGCTATTAAAAGCATTTCCGAACAAGGTGATTTCTTTTGTTAATATTTCTGAAATATCAAAAGAAGTATTCTCCTTCTTTGCCTTTTTAGTATTTTCAATTTTGATTCCCATATTCAGAAATAGATTGTCGGATCATTATGTTTATAAACAAAAATACGATGTAAATCGGTAGTGTTATCAAAGGTGAGTTTGATAGCATCAATAGTTCCAGAGGTTACTTCTTTACCTTGGAAATAATATTTTATAGCTTTGGTTTTTAATATAAATGAATTAATACTAGTAGAGATACTATCAGAATTGAAATTATAGATTTTTTCTTCATTCGGAGAAGAGCACAGTAAAGTATTGTCTTTTGGGTTCCACTGTAGTTTTGGATATCTATTAAAATCTATCGTCAAAGCAGCCTCTAAAGATTGTATTTGAGATTGGTGATTATAATTAGCCTCGATACCTCTCATGTTTTTTTGGACAATACCAAGAATTGTAAATGCTAAACCAACAACTATAGCAGAAATTACTATTACCACCATCATCTCGGTCAGCGTAAACGCTTTTATTTTATGAGAAACATTATTCATGTATACTTAGTTGTTTTTCATGACTGATATCACCATTGTTATACATAATGATATTGCGGTCGTTTTTAGTAATGATTTCAATTTCCCAAGAATCAAAATCTTCAGCATATGGTATCTTCAGCTTAGCATGAATTACAAGATATTCTAGCTCTTTTACTCTGTTTTCTATTGCACCTTGATCTCTTTTGATATGATTTGTAAAAATGTTATTAAAACTTAAGCTGGCGATCATAAATACGATTATGATCAGTACCGAAGCTGTTAGCGTTTCGATTAATGTAGCAGCACGTATTTTTTTTAATATAACCATGTCGCTATATTTTTTTTTACATTCTTAAAAGGTAATCCTGCATATTTAGGAATAGGGTTCACAAGGATTTTACCATTATACAAATGATTCAGATATACGGACCCTGATTGATTAGCAATGAATTGTTGTGTATATAATGAACCTTTTATAGTTCCCATAAATTCAATATTCCCTTGGCAATATATTTCTCCAATGATCTCTGTTCCAATTGCTATGTTTAAGTTCGTTTTTATACGGTTTTTAGTAGCTGACTCGTTTTTTAAATACACTACAGAACCTTGGATAACAGTATTTTTATCTATGCTAAAATCTGGATTTCTGTTTTGTGATGTATTTCCTGTATTTGATCTAGATATATTTTTTTTATCTAAAAGTGTAGCAGACGAA
This genomic interval carries:
- a CDS encoding type II secretion system F family protein produces the protein MGIKIENTKKAKKENTSFDISEILTKEITLFGNAFNSKKKEQWYAELSVLLKSGIDLKSGLELLSETQKKEKDQKLMNSMLLKLIDGNPFSEILKADKNFTDYEYYAVRIGEQTGQLAQITLELSEFYKRKNDLKREIISALTYPIIVLLTALIVIFFMLRYVVPMFVDIFKQNKVDLPDITEAIISFSNFTGEHGFLILGCFIVLIIGISFISKKEWYRKFLGNFQLKIPILGNYFRRIYMAQFTQALSLLTYAKVPMVDSIDLVKNMINFYPLQQGLQKTNEAVIAGDKLSTSFAKSSIFDKKLIAMIRVAEETNQTEFIFQKLNEQYNQQVKHQSQVISNVLNPLLTILVGIIVGVILIAMYLPMFRLSSVIG
- a CDS encoding prepilin-type N-terminal cleavage/methylation domain-containing protein, producing the protein MNNVSHKIKAFTLTEMMVVIVISAIVVGLAFTILGIVQKNMRGIEANYNHQSQIQSLEAALTIDFNRYPKLQWNPKDNTLLCSSPNEEKIYNFNSDSISTSINSFILKTKAIKYYFQGKEVTSGTIDAIKLTFDNTTDLHRIFVYKHNDPTIYF